The Choristoneura fumiferana chromosome 10, NRCan_CFum_1, whole genome shotgun sequence genome has a segment encoding these proteins:
- the LOC141431847 gene encoding acyl-CoA Delta-9 desaturase-like isoform X2 produces MAPNVTEENGVLFESDAATPDLALARTPVEQADDSPRVYVWRNIILFAYLHLAAIYGGYLFLFSAKWQTDVFAYFLYVASGLGITAGAHRLWAHKSYKAKWPLRLILTTFNTIAFQDSAIDWARDHRMHHKYSETDADPHNATRGFFFSHIGWLLVRKHPELKRKGKGLDLSDLYSDPILRFQKKYYMILMPLACFVLPTVIPVYMWKETWSNAFFVAALFRYTFILNVTWLVNSAAHKWGDKPYDKSIKPSENMSVSLFAFGEGFHNYHHTFPWDYKTAELGNHRLNFTTKFINFFAKIGWAYDMKTVSEEIVQQRVKRTGDGSHHLWGWGDKDHAQEEINAAIRINPKDD; encoded by the exons ATGGCACCTAACGTAACGGAAGAAAATGGGGTGCTCTTCGAGAGCGACGCAGCAACCCCGGATTTGGCGCTGGCAAGAACGCCCGTGGAGCAAGCTGATGACAGCCCGAGGGTTTATGTCTGGAGAAACATCATCCTGTTCGCATACCTCCACCTCGCCGCCATCTACGGAGGTTATTTGTTCCTGTTCTCCGCGAAATGGCAAACAGATGTATTTG ccTACTTCTTGTATGTGGCATCGGGGCTGGGCATCACTGCTGGGGCTCACAGACTCTGGGCACACAAGTCATACAAGGCTAAATGGCCGCTCCGCCTCATTCTCACTACCTTCAACACCATTGCATTCCAG GACTCTGCGATAGACTGGGCCCGCGATCACCGCATGCACCACAAGTACTCGGAGACGGATGCTGACCCCCACAACGCCACCCGCGGCTTCTTCTTCTCCCACATCGGCTGGCTGCTGGTCAGGAAGCATCCGGAACTCAAGAGGAAGGGCAAGGGACTAGACCTGAGCGACCTGTACTCGGATCCCATTCTTCGTTTCCAAAAGAA ATACTACATGATCCTCATGCCTCTGGCCTGTTTCGTCCTGCCCACGGTCATCCCAGTCTACATGTGGAAGGAGACATGGTCGAACGCGTTCTTCGTGGCGGCGCTGTTCCGCTACACTTTCATCCTCAACGTCACGTGGCTCGTCAACTCAGCCGCCCACAAGTGGGGCGACAAACCCTACGACAAGTCCATCAAGCCTTCAGAAAACATGTCAGTATCCTTATTTGCTTTCGGAGAAGGCTTCCACAACTACCATCATACATTCCCCTGGGATTACAAGACCGCTGAGCTGGGTAACCACAGGCTAAACTTCACCACCAAGTTCATTAACTTCTTCGCCAAAATTGGCTGGGCCTACGACATGAAGACTGTCTCGGAGGAGATCGTTCAGCAAAGGGTGAAACGTACGGGCGACGGCTCCCACCATTTATGGGGGTGGGGCGACAAAGATCACGCTCAGGAAGAAATCAACGCGGCTATAAGAATTAACCCTAAAGATGATTAA
- the LOC141431847 gene encoding acyl-CoA Delta-9 desaturase-like isoform X1, with translation MDFLSEIDNCSERLRKPEKMAPNVTEENGVLFESDAATPDLALARTPVEQADDSPRVYVWRNIILFAYLHLAAIYGGYLFLFSAKWQTDVFAYFLYVASGLGITAGAHRLWAHKSYKAKWPLRLILTTFNTIAFQDSAIDWARDHRMHHKYSETDADPHNATRGFFFSHIGWLLVRKHPELKRKGKGLDLSDLYSDPILRFQKKYYMILMPLACFVLPTVIPVYMWKETWSNAFFVAALFRYTFILNVTWLVNSAAHKWGDKPYDKSIKPSENMSVSLFAFGEGFHNYHHTFPWDYKTAELGNHRLNFTTKFINFFAKIGWAYDMKTVSEEIVQQRVKRTGDGSHHLWGWGDKDHAQEEINAAIRINPKDD, from the exons ATGGATTTTCTAAGCGAAATAGATAACTGTTCTGAAAG ACTGCGAAAACCGGAAAAAATGGCACCTAACGTAACGGAAGAAAATGGGGTGCTCTTCGAGAGCGACGCAGCAACCCCGGATTTGGCGCTGGCAAGAACGCCCGTGGAGCAAGCTGATGACAGCCCGAGGGTTTATGTCTGGAGAAACATCATCCTGTTCGCATACCTCCACCTCGCCGCCATCTACGGAGGTTATTTGTTCCTGTTCTCCGCGAAATGGCAAACAGATGTATTTG ccTACTTCTTGTATGTGGCATCGGGGCTGGGCATCACTGCTGGGGCTCACAGACTCTGGGCACACAAGTCATACAAGGCTAAATGGCCGCTCCGCCTCATTCTCACTACCTTCAACACCATTGCATTCCAG GACTCTGCGATAGACTGGGCCCGCGATCACCGCATGCACCACAAGTACTCGGAGACGGATGCTGACCCCCACAACGCCACCCGCGGCTTCTTCTTCTCCCACATCGGCTGGCTGCTGGTCAGGAAGCATCCGGAACTCAAGAGGAAGGGCAAGGGACTAGACCTGAGCGACCTGTACTCGGATCCCATTCTTCGTTTCCAAAAGAA ATACTACATGATCCTCATGCCTCTGGCCTGTTTCGTCCTGCCCACGGTCATCCCAGTCTACATGTGGAAGGAGACATGGTCGAACGCGTTCTTCGTGGCGGCGCTGTTCCGCTACACTTTCATCCTCAACGTCACGTGGCTCGTCAACTCAGCCGCCCACAAGTGGGGCGACAAACCCTACGACAAGTCCATCAAGCCTTCAGAAAACATGTCAGTATCCTTATTTGCTTTCGGAGAAGGCTTCCACAACTACCATCATACATTCCCCTGGGATTACAAGACCGCTGAGCTGGGTAACCACAGGCTAAACTTCACCACCAAGTTCATTAACTTCTTCGCCAAAATTGGCTGGGCCTACGACATGAAGACTGTCTCGGAGGAGATCGTTCAGCAAAGGGTGAAACGTACGGGCGACGGCTCCCACCATTTATGGGGGTGGGGCGACAAAGATCACGCTCAGGAAGAAATCAACGCGGCTATAAGAATTAACCCTAAAGATGATTAA